In one window of Skermanella rosea DNA:
- a CDS encoding PAS domain-containing protein, with the protein MQTPPKEMGNIALINHPSRENPFRSVVEGSRMPIVVTDPNQDDNPIVFANQAFVDLTGYDLDEIIGHNCRFLQGPDSDPEVRRLIGGALAEQHDIKIEVLNYRKNGTAFWNELYISPIHDEEGNLLYFFGSQLDCTLRRQAAARIVEANAQLERRVEERTRDLEQALRHREVLLHELQHRVKNNLQVMASLIRLQAGRSDSDAMKAGLDNLLHRINALELIYRKLYTADAGPTLELGGYLAEICETLANFHGPDRGIALDVRTRPCHVPVETALPLGLILNELVTNSFRHAFAEGKTGTIRLKLEPLDGTRWELRIGDDGVGAAGGLDWETNNNLGLSLVKALAKQIRATVEVDGSAGTLFTLTFQAQAADARAGRSAAG; encoded by the coding sequence GTGCAGACTCCTCCCAAGGAGATGGGCAACATCGCCCTGATCAACCATCCGTCGCGGGAGAACCCCTTCCGCAGCGTGGTCGAAGGCAGCCGGATGCCGATCGTGGTCACCGATCCCAACCAGGACGACAACCCGATCGTCTTCGCGAACCAGGCGTTCGTCGACCTGACCGGCTACGATCTCGACGAGATCATCGGCCATAACTGCCGCTTCCTCCAGGGCCCCGACTCGGATCCGGAAGTACGCCGCCTGATCGGCGGCGCCCTTGCCGAGCAGCACGACATCAAGATCGAGGTCCTGAACTACCGGAAGAACGGCACCGCGTTCTGGAACGAGCTGTATATCAGCCCGATCCATGACGAGGAAGGCAACCTGCTATACTTCTTCGGCTCCCAGCTCGACTGCACGCTGCGCCGCCAGGCCGCCGCCCGCATCGTCGAGGCCAACGCCCAGCTCGAACGCCGGGTCGAGGAGCGCACCCGCGACCTGGAGCAGGCGCTCCGCCACCGCGAGGTTCTGCTCCACGAGCTTCAGCACCGGGTCAAGAACAACCTCCAGGTCATGGCCAGCCTGATCCGGCTGCAGGCCGGCCGCAGCGACAGCGACGCGATGAAGGCGGGCCTCGACAACCTGCTCCACCGCATCAATGCCCTGGAGCTGATCTACCGCAAGCTCTACACGGCCGACGCCGGCCCGACGCTGGAACTCGGCGGCTATCTGGCGGAAATCTGCGAGACGCTGGCGAACTTCCACGGCCCGGACCGCGGCATCGCCCTGGACGTGCGGACCCGGCCCTGCCACGTGCCGGTCGAGACGGCCCTGCCGCTCGGCCTGATCCTGAACGAGCTTGTCACCAACAGCTTCCGCCACGCCTTCGCCGAGGGGAAGACCGGCACCATCCGGCTGAAACTCGAACCGCTCGACGGGACCCGCTGGGAGTTGCGGATCGGCGACGACGGGGTCGGCGCCGCCGGCGGCCTGGACTGGGAGACCAACAACAACCTGGGCCTCTCCCTGGTCAAGGCCCTGGCGAAGCAGATCCGCGCCACCGTGGAAGTCGACGGCAGCGCCGGCACCCTGTTCACCCTGACCTTCCAAGCCCAGGCGGCGGATGCCCGGGCCGGACGCTCGGCGGCGGGATAG
- a CDS encoding class I SAM-dependent methyltransferase — translation MSRLDSFIRRVSAQRDCLNAAADLIRDVPGPVLEFGLGNGRTYDHLRSLLPERTIFVFERQVAAHPDCIPPAECLLLGDLFETLDTAGTVIGAPAALAHVDIGSGDPGANAELAAFLAPRLHKLMARGGVVVSDQDLGMPRWEPLRPPETVRPGRYFMMRV, via the coding sequence ATGAGCCGGTTGGACAGTTTCATCAGGCGGGTCAGCGCCCAGCGCGACTGCCTCAACGCCGCCGCGGACCTGATCCGCGACGTTCCCGGGCCGGTGCTGGAGTTCGGCCTGGGCAACGGCCGGACCTACGACCATCTGCGCTCGCTGCTGCCGGAGCGCACGATCTTCGTGTTCGAGCGGCAGGTCGCCGCCCATCCCGACTGCATTCCCCCGGCCGAGTGCCTGCTGCTGGGCGACCTGTTCGAGACGCTGGACACGGCCGGAACCGTGATCGGCGCGCCCGCGGCGCTGGCCCACGTGGATATCGGCTCCGGCGATCCCGGAGCCAACGCCGAGCTGGCGGCTTTCCTGGCGCCGCGCCTGCACAAGCTGATGGCGCGCGGCGGCGTCGTGGTCAGCGACCAGGACCTGGGCATGCCCCGGTGGGAACCCCTGCGCCCGCCGGAGACGGTCCGGCCGGGGCGCTATTTCATGATGAGGGTGTAA
- a CDS encoding cyclic nucleotide-binding domain-containing protein, protein MSLAEEVELLRRIPMFANVETSKLKLLAFTSERVAFHAGDCLFTQNEMGNSAFIIVDGEADVTVDTPNGPLTVAKVGRNDFIGEIAILCDVPRTASVVAVTDMTTLCISKDLFFRMVTEFPQMAVEIMRVLAQRLENTTRQLREAVAHGGPPHT, encoded by the coding sequence GTGAGCCTTGCCGAAGAAGTCGAACTGCTGCGCAGGATCCCCATGTTCGCCAACGTGGAGACGAGCAAGCTGAAGCTGCTGGCCTTCACCAGCGAGCGAGTCGCCTTCCACGCGGGCGACTGCCTGTTCACCCAGAACGAAATGGGGAACAGCGCGTTCATCATCGTGGACGGCGAGGCGGACGTAACGGTCGATACGCCGAACGGGCCGTTGACGGTCGCCAAGGTCGGCCGCAACGATTTCATCGGCGAGATCGCGATCCTGTGCGACGTGCCCCGTACCGCCAGCGTGGTCGCGGTCACCGACATGACCACGCTGTGCATTTCGAAGGACCTGTTCTTCCGCATGGTCACCGAGTTTCCGCAGATGGCGGTGGAGATCATGAGGGTGCTGGCCCAGCGCCTGGAGAACACGACCCGGCAGCTGCGCGAAGCCGTCGCCCACGGCGGTCCGCCGCACACGTGA